From a region of the Triticum aestivum cultivar Chinese Spring chromosome 7D, IWGSC CS RefSeq v2.1, whole genome shotgun sequence genome:
- the LOC123164434 gene encoding uncharacterized protein → MASSSSTSRSMPAVCAVLILLLLLSAASRCEADHLQVTVAGRRMLAGGSNAATVYSREAATAVANSARRSADGRAAMPYSESKRSSPGGPDPQHH, encoded by the coding sequence ATGGCGTCCAGCTCGAGCACGTCGAGGAGCATGCCGGCGGTGTGCGCCGTGCtcatcctgctgctgctgctgtccgcGGCCTCACGTTGCGAGGCCGACCACCTGCAGGTGACGGTGGCCGGCCGGAGAATGCTGGCCGGTGGGAGCAATGCCGCCACCGTCTACTCGAGGGAGGCGGCGACGGCCGTGGCGAATAGCGCGCGGCGGTCAGCAGATGGGAGGGCGGCGATGCCTTACTCCGAGTCGAAGAGGTCCAGCCCCGGCGGCCCGGACCCTCAGCACCACTAA